One part of the Bacteroidota bacterium genome encodes these proteins:
- a CDS encoding DUF748 domain-containing protein has product MKKQNNKNNRRWIWALLVLFIVLIVAVRLLLPVILLKYVNNELDKNSDYEGKIGDLKLAILAGKYSIRDISIDEVDSQIREPLLTIDEVWFKLDYGSLFKGKIVGSIEIVKPEINFVAGPTKEESRQEVEEDLAETINQFMPVRINKLNVTNGKIRFIDFTTQPNIDLQAYNIDIEASNLTSLPTPDTLLPSKVVGFANTTGQGRLYIHMKLDPLNKVPTFDLNMDLKKLQLKALNDFIRKYGNINVEAGTFNLHTEIAAKEGYFVGYAKPLVNDLKVAPLENQQRGLLQRLYEAGVAVIANILESREPEKDQVGTRIPLEGKLVDPNVKVWTAVAFLLRNAFIQALVPSIDNSIAIGDVEEVKQEERKDNNPGDKDKKQQK; this is encoded by the coding sequence ATGAAAAAGCAGAACAACAAAAACAATAGGCGATGGATTTGGGCTCTTTTAGTGCTTTTTATTGTATTGATTGTTGCTGTAAGGTTGTTATTGCCTGTAATTCTGCTTAAGTACGTAAACAATGAACTTGATAAAAATTCTGATTATGAAGGAAAAATAGGTGATTTGAAATTAGCTATACTAGCTGGAAAATACAGTATTAGGGATATTAGTATAGATGAGGTTGACAGCCAGATAAGAGAACCGCTTTTAACTATAGATGAAGTATGGTTTAAACTTGATTATGGTTCATTATTTAAAGGAAAAATAGTGGGCAGTATCGAAATTGTTAAGCCTGAAATTAATTTTGTTGCAGGACCCACAAAAGAAGAATCCAGACAAGAGGTGGAAGAAGATTTGGCAGAAACAATAAATCAGTTCATGCCTGTGAGAATAAATAAGTTAAATGTTACCAATGGAAAAATTAGATTCATAGATTTTACTACCCAACCAAACATTGATTTACAGGCTTATAATATAGATATTGAAGCTAGCAATCTTACCAGTCTACCTACACCTGATACTCTTTTGCCATCGAAAGTTGTAGGCTTTGCCAATACAACAGGACAAGGAAGGCTGTACATACATATGAAACTTGATCCCCTGAATAAGGTTCCCACTTTTGATTTAAATATGGATTTAAAAAAATTACAACTAAAAGCATTAAATGATTTTATAAGGAAATATGGAAATATAAATGTTGAGGCCGGCACCTTTAATTTGCATACTGAAATTGCAGCCAAAGAGGGTTATTTTGTGGGCTATGCAAAACCTCTTGTGAATGATCTAAAAGTGGCGCCACTTGAAAATCAGCAAAGGGGCTTGCTTCAAAGATTGTATGAGGCCGGAGTTGCAGTTATTGCAAATATACTGGAGAGTCGCGAACCGGAAAAGGACCAGGTTGGTACAAGAATTCCGCTGGAAGGAAAACTCGTTGATCCGAATGTTAAAGTTTGGACTGCTGTTGCATTCTTGCTCCGAAATGCCTTTATTCAGGCATTAGTGCCTTCAATAGACAATTCTATTGCCATTGGAGATGTGGAGGAAGTAAAACAAGAAGAAAGGAAGGATAATAACCCGGGTGATAAAGATAAAAAACAGCAAAAATAA
- a CDS encoding YihY/virulence factor BrkB family protein has translation MELKKYILSRYTIIKETFQAFIGNNGPKYSAALAYYTIFSLAPMMIIIIWVGGRFLGEAAIEGKIYDEIKDFIGPSAALQIQEMIKNVSIYEDDTFATAIGFGTLFVGATIVFTEIQDTLNIIWGIKAKPKRGLLKFLTNRLISFSMVIGIGFLMLVSLGVNALISIFSEFIKGYIGQSYLPLFHILNFLLTFFIITVLIIFIFKFLPDAKIRWKDVTAGAIATSLLFMVGKFAIGLYLSHTDIASAYGAAGSLILVLVWVYYSSIILFFGAEFTQVYSRHYGTKIIPREYAVLIEKKEIEIENSE, from the coding sequence ATTGAGTTGAAAAAATACATACTCTCAAGGTATACCATTATAAAAGAAACATTCCAGGCATTTATTGGGAATAACGGACCAAAATATAGTGCCGCCTTGGCATATTATACTATTTTTTCCCTTGCACCTATGATGATAATAATCATTTGGGTAGGAGGCCGCTTTTTGGGTGAGGCTGCAATTGAAGGGAAAATTTATGATGAGATTAAGGATTTTATTGGTCCAAGTGCCGCCCTTCAAATACAGGAGATGATTAAAAATGTTTCTATTTATGAGGATGACACTTTTGCAACGGCAATCGGCTTTGGAACCCTTTTTGTTGGTGCAACCATTGTATTCACCGAGATACAAGACACTTTGAATATAATTTGGGGAATCAAGGCAAAACCAAAAAGAGGACTTTTGAAATTTCTTACAAACAGGCTGATTTCCTTTTCCATGGTAATTGGAATCGGTTTTTTGATGTTGGTTTCTTTGGGTGTAAACGCTTTAATTTCAATATTCAGTGAATTTATTAAAGGTTACATTGGACAATCCTATTTACCCTTGTTTCACATCCTCAATTTCCTGCTTACATTCTTTATAATAACGGTATTGATTATTTTTATTTTTAAGTTTTTGCCGGATGCAAAAATCCGCTGGAAAGATGTTACAGCGGGAGCCATAGCAACCTCACTATTGTTTATGGTGGGTAAATTCGCAATTGGCCTGTATTTGTCTCACACTGATATTGCATCTGCATATGGTGCGGCTGGATCATTAATTTTGGTCCTTGTTTGGGTATATTACTCCTCTATTATCTTATTTTTTGGGGCAGAATTTACCCAGGTATATTCAAGGCATTATGGGACAAAAATAATTCCAAGAGAGTATGCTGTTTTAATTGAAAAAAAAGAAATAGAAATAGAAAATAGTGAATAA
- a CDS encoding sigma-54-dependent Fis family transcriptional regulator has translation MKKILVIDDDVDICLLLSRFLTKNAFSVSTAHSGAKALEILKKETFDLVLCDFRLGDTDGTEILTKIKEINPAIAVIIITGYLDIKIAVKVIKLGAFDYVTKPLFPEEILLTVKKALESLENKNSNEAVRAKLDVTDSDFIFGESSQSKELYRQIDLVAPTSYSVIIYGESGTGKESVAQTIHNKSPRKNKPFIAMDCGSLSKELAGSELFGHEKGSFTGALTSKIGHFELANGGTLFLDEVSNLSYDIQASLLRVLQERKAKRIGGLKEIDLDVRIIVATNENLYDAASKGEFREDLYHRFNEFGINIPSLRERDKDIMAFANHFLKLANKELQKDIKGFSEDVTNSFKNYQWPGNLRELKNVIRRSALLTDEEFVQKKVLPPEIYNFNNSFLEKKQGFMLHQVSSAPNLKNVAHEAEYETITSVLEQVNYNKSKAAKILNIDRKTLYNKMKAFNI, from the coding sequence ATGAAAAAAATTCTAGTAATTGATGACGATGTTGATATTTGTTTATTGCTTTCCCGGTTTTTAACAAAAAATGCATTTTCTGTAAGCACCGCACACAGTGGTGCAAAAGCATTGGAGATATTGAAAAAAGAGACCTTCGATTTAGTCCTTTGTGATTTTAGGTTAGGGGATACCGATGGAACCGAAATCCTCACTAAAATCAAAGAAATAAATCCTGCCATTGCAGTTATTATAATAACCGGATATCTTGATATTAAAATAGCAGTAAAAGTTATTAAACTCGGTGCATTTGATTATGTTACCAAGCCTTTGTTTCCAGAGGAAATTCTATTGACCGTAAAAAAAGCCTTGGAATCCCTGGAAAACAAAAACAGCAATGAAGCTGTAAGGGCAAAACTTGATGTAACTGATTCAGATTTCATATTTGGAGAGAGTTCACAATCCAAAGAACTTTACAGGCAAATCGACCTTGTAGCCCCTACCAGTTACAGTGTTATTATTTATGGAGAAAGCGGGACCGGTAAAGAATCAGTGGCTCAAACAATCCACAACAAAAGCCCTAGAAAAAACAAACCATTTATTGCAATGGATTGCGGTTCATTATCTAAGGAATTGGCAGGAAGTGAATTGTTCGGGCATGAAAAAGGCTCCTTCACTGGCGCCCTTACTTCAAAAATAGGGCATTTTGAACTCGCAAATGGCGGAACTTTATTTCTTGATGAGGTTTCTAATCTTTCCTATGATATTCAGGCATCCCTTTTAAGGGTACTTCAGGAAAGAAAGGCCAAAAGAATTGGTGGGCTTAAAGAAATCGATCTTGATGTACGTATAATTGTGGCAACAAATGAAAATCTATACGATGCAGCAAGCAAGGGAGAATTCAGGGAGGATTTATACCATCGTTTCAATGAATTTGGAATAAATATTCCATCTTTAAGAGAACGTGACAAGGATATTATGGCCTTTGCCAATCATTTTTTAAAGCTTGCGAATAAGGAATTACAAAAAGATATAAAAGGGTTTAGTGAGGATGTGACAAATTCTTTTAAAAATTACCAATGGCCTGGAAACCTTAGGGAATTAAAGAATGTCATTAGAAGATCGGCCTTGTTGACCGATGAGGAGTTTGTTCAAAAAAAGGTTCTTCCTCCCGAAATATATAACTTCAACAATTCCTTTTTGGAAAAAAAGCAAGGATTTATGTTGCACCAGGTTTCCTCTGCTCCCAATTTGAAAAACGTAGCTCATGAGGCAGAATATGAAACAATTACAAGTGTTCTGGAACAGGTTAATTACAACAAAAGCAAGGCTGCAAAAATACTTAACATCGATAGGAAAACCTTATACAATAAAATGAAAGCTTTTAACATCTAA
- a CDS encoding PorT family protein: protein MKINKKLTFMLIFLFPFAMIAQILPQERNYKIGIKTGLNFSTLNVSGVINERTRTGLNLGIFFKQQITDQFAVQPELLFSAKGSELRFNERNFLGTAKVNLNYLDLPVLLVYNPTSFFNVHLGPYLGVLLWTNVKTVNQPIPEEPFFDLGEQITGRSFGTFDVGIAAGMGIEIGVFNAGMRYNFGLADIGQRTIVFGRNYGFPDAKNHLAQLYVGVAF from the coding sequence ATGAAAATCAATAAGAAATTAACATTCATGCTTATTTTTTTATTTCCTTTTGCAATGATAGCTCAAATACTACCCCAGGAAAGGAACTATAAAATAGGGATTAAAACAGGATTAAACTTCTCTACCCTAAATGTTTCCGGGGTAATTAATGAAAGAACGCGAACAGGATTAAATTTGGGAATTTTTTTTAAGCAGCAAATAACCGATCAATTCGCTGTACAGCCCGAGCTATTATTCTCAGCCAAAGGTTCTGAACTACGCTTTAATGAGCGAAATTTTCTTGGGACAGCAAAAGTAAATTTAAACTATCTCGATTTGCCTGTATTATTGGTATACAATCCAACTTCCTTTTTTAATGTTCACCTTGGTCCATATTTAGGAGTTCTTTTGTGGACAAATGTAAAAACAGTAAATCAACCAATACCAGAGGAGCCATTTTTTGATTTGGGAGAGCAAATAACAGGAAGGAGTTTTGGCACATTTGATGTTGGTATTGCAGCGGGAATGGGAATAGAAATAGGTGTATTTAATGCGGGAATGCGCTATAATTTCGGACTGGCTGATATAGGGCAAAGAACAATTGTATTTGGAAGGAATTATGGTTTCCCTGATGCAAAAAATCACCTGGCACAACTGTATGTAGGAGTAGCATTTTAA
- a CDS encoding DUF4199 domain-containing protein, with amino-acid sequence MDPEKTHSDQYQFNLVMKYGLLATAGYVVVFFIMSLLNLHIIPELRGLNYLILLITASVAINTFKKQSQNQMSYLKGFLTGLFVAILSFAFFALLMYIYLKFLDPEFLQFIVDYSPMGITLTPLSAALLLFMEGQAVGIVSALILMQFFKKNINKISKTI; translated from the coding sequence ATGGATCCTGAAAAAACACATTCCGATCAATACCAATTCAACCTTGTAATGAAATATGGGCTTTTAGCAACTGCAGGCTATGTTGTTGTTTTTTTTATAATGAGTTTGCTAAACCTGCACATTATCCCTGAATTAAGAGGATTAAACTATCTAATACTTCTTATTACTGCCTCTGTTGCCATAAATACTTTTAAAAAGCAAAGTCAGAATCAAATGAGTTATCTGAAAGGGTTTTTAACCGGCCTTTTTGTAGCAATATTAAGTTTCGCTTTTTTTGCTCTATTAATGTATATTTATCTTAAATTTCTTGACCCCGAGTTTTTACAATTCATTGTTGATTATTCCCCAATGGGAATAACATTAACCCCACTTAGTGCAGCCTTACTCCTGTTTATGGAAGGCCAGGCAGTAGGTATTGTTTCTGCTTTAATTCTAATGCAGTTTTTTAAGAAAAACATTAATAAAATCAGCAAAACCATCTAA
- a CDS encoding 2-oxoacid:ferredoxin oxidoreductase subunit beta, whose amino-acid sequence MNNTSENIKEKQLSAKDFATDQDVRWCPGCGDYSILKQVQSILPEIGVKREDVVFISGIGCSSRFPYYMNTYGMHSIHGRATAIASGLKATRPDLSVWIITGDGDALSIGGNHFIHLLRRNFNVNILLFNNEIYGLTKGQYSPTSPKGQITKSTPMGSLDHPFNPLAVSLGAEGTFIARSMDRDPKHLREILLRANNHKGTSLVEIYQNCNVFNDGAFEVFTEKGTKADETIFIEQAQPLIFGQNKDKGIKLDGFKPVVVNLNQESANDLWVHDETDRVKAAMLVRFFSDQTQTERLPRPFGVFYREERYSYEEALAAQTMDALNKKGKGDLDSLLAGKNTWSIR is encoded by the coding sequence ATGAATAATACATCAGAAAACATAAAGGAAAAACAATTATCGGCTAAGGATTTTGCTACGGACCAGGATGTGCGCTGGTGTCCGGGCTGTGGGGATTATTCTATTTTAAAGCAAGTGCAAAGCATTCTGCCAGAAATAGGCGTAAAGAGAGAGGATGTAGTATTTATTTCTGGTATTGGCTGTTCTTCCAGGTTCCCTTATTACATGAACACCTACGGGATGCATAGTATTCATGGCAGGGCTACAGCAATTGCCAGTGGGCTAAAAGCAACCCGACCCGACTTAAGTGTGTGGATAATCACTGGAGACGGAGATGCTCTTTCTATTGGGGGCAATCATTTCATTCATCTTTTGAGAAGAAATTTCAATGTAAATATTCTTTTGTTTAACAATGAAATATATGGCTTAACAAAAGGCCAATATTCTCCCACATCACCTAAAGGGCAGATTACAAAGTCAACACCAATGGGTAGTTTAGATCATCCTTTTAATCCCCTTGCTGTTTCTCTAGGTGCTGAAGGCACATTTATAGCCAGATCAATGGATAGGGATCCAAAACATTTAAGAGAAATTTTATTAAGAGCCAACAATCACAAAGGAACTTCCCTTGTGGAAATTTACCAGAATTGCAATGTTTTTAATGACGGGGCTTTTGAAGTGTTTACGGAAAAGGGTACTAAAGCAGATGAAACTATTTTTATAGAACAGGCACAGCCTTTAATTTTCGGACAAAATAAGGATAAAGGAATTAAACTGGATGGATTTAAGCCAGTGGTGGTTAACCTGAACCAGGAATCGGCTAATGATTTATGGGTACATGATGAAACAGACCGCGTAAAAGCTGCAATGCTTGTAAGGTTTTTTAGCGATCAAACCCAAACAGAGCGCCTTCCCAGGCCTTTCGGTGTTTTTTACAGAGAAGAAAGATATAGTTATGAAGAGGCACTTGCTGCTCAAACCATGGACGCTCTAAACAAGAAAGGGAAAGGCGATCTTGATTCTTTGCTGGCTGGAAAAAATACATGGTCAATACGTTAG
- a CDS encoding 2-oxoacid:acceptor oxidoreductase subunit alpha, whose product MKNSIKEEKESVTILFAGDSGDGIQLTGSEFTNTAAAYGNDISTFPNFPAEIRAPQGTLAGVSGFQLHFGSVELFTPGDNCDVLVVMNAAALKANLKQLKPNGTIIANTDGFDSKNLRLSKYPEGVNPLTDHSLDKFKLIQLDITKLNRECLKESGLGTKDMDRSKNMFVLGLIYWMYNRELDKTINFLKEKFKKSPELIDANVKTLKSGFHYGETSEVFTSNYEVKAAQLPAGNYRNIMGNQATAIGLIAAAQKSGLELFYGSYPITPASDILHELSKHKNFNIKTFQAEDEIAAICSAIGASFGGSFGVTASSGPGIALKGEALGLALMLELPLLVINVQRGGPSTGLPTKTEQADLFQALYGRNGESPLPVIAASSPSDCFEAVFEACRISIEHMIPVIFLSDGYIANGAEPWKFPQTKDIKAIVPPFIDASDVDKENFKPYKRDEKLSRPWAIPGTKGLEHRIGGLEKENETGNISYDPDNHEFMVKLREEKVQRIANYIPLQKIDSGNDSGKLLVIGWGSTYGAIKTAVHELKNEGIEVSHLHLRYLNPLPKNLEQLLNNFENILIPEMNNGQLLQILRAAYLKDAKGLNKIKGLPFTVDEIKVKIREMLNTNE is encoded by the coding sequence ATGAAAAATAGTATTAAAGAAGAAAAAGAATCGGTTACCATTCTTTTTGCAGGAGATTCTGGAGATGGAATCCAGTTAACCGGTTCAGAATTTACCAATACAGCCGCTGCTTATGGAAATGATATAAGCACTTTTCCTAATTTCCCTGCCGAAATAAGAGCCCCACAAGGAACCCTGGCGGGTGTTTCTGGTTTTCAGTTACATTTTGGAAGTGTTGAGCTTTTTACTCCCGGAGATAATTGTGATGTGCTGGTAGTTATGAATGCTGCTGCCCTTAAGGCAAACTTGAAACAACTAAAACCAAACGGGACAATTATTGCCAATACGGATGGATTTGATTCAAAAAATTTAAGACTTTCTAAATATCCTGAGGGCGTAAACCCGCTTACTGACCATTCATTGGATAAATTCAAACTTATTCAGCTTGATATCACAAAGCTTAACCGGGAATGCCTTAAAGAATCAGGATTAGGCACTAAGGATATGGACAGGTCTAAAAACATGTTTGTGCTTGGGCTTATATACTGGATGTATAACAGGGAACTGGATAAAACGATCAATTTTCTAAAAGAAAAGTTCAAAAAAAGCCCTGAATTAATTGATGCAAATGTGAAGACCTTAAAATCAGGTTTTCATTATGGGGAAACCAGTGAAGTATTTACTTCAAATTATGAAGTTAAAGCAGCCCAATTGCCTGCCGGAAATTATCGAAACATTATGGGTAATCAGGCTACAGCAATAGGTTTAATAGCCGCTGCACAAAAATCAGGTCTTGAATTGTTTTATGGTTCATATCCCATAACACCTGCTTCTGATATTTTACATGAACTTTCAAAACACAAAAATTTCAACATAAAAACTTTCCAGGCTGAGGATGAAATTGCTGCTATTTGTTCGGCTATAGGCGCAAGCTTTGGAGGCAGTTTTGGAGTTACTGCTTCTTCTGGTCCCGGCATTGCTCTTAAAGGTGAAGCATTGGGACTTGCATTGATGCTTGAACTTCCACTGTTAGTTATTAATGTTCAAAGAGGAGGGCCTTCAACAGGTTTGCCCACAAAAACTGAACAAGCCGATTTGTTCCAGGCACTTTACGGAAGAAATGGTGAATCGCCACTTCCTGTTATTGCTGCATCATCTCCATCTGATTGTTTTGAAGCCGTTTTTGAGGCCTGCCGCATTTCAATTGAACACATGATTCCTGTTATCTTTCTCTCTGACGGATATATTGCAAACGGGGCAGAGCCATGGAAGTTTCCTCAAACAAAGGATATTAAAGCTATAGTTCCTCCTTTTATTGATGCATCTGATGTGGATAAGGAAAATTTTAAGCCCTATAAAAGGGATGAAAAATTATCCCGTCCCTGGGCCATCCCTGGAACAAAAGGCCTGGAGCACCGAATTGGCGGATTGGAAAAGGAAAACGAAACCGGCAACATCTCTTATGATCCCGATAACCATGAGTTTATGGTTAAGCTAAGGGAAGAAAAAGTGCAGCGCATTGCTAATTATATTCCTTTGCAAAAAATTGATTCAGGAAATGATTCCGGAAAATTACTAGTTATTGGCTGGGGTTCAACCTATGGGGCAATTAAAACTGCCGTGCATGAGTTAAAAAATGAGGGAATTGAAGTTTCTCATTTGCATTTGCGCTATCTGAATCCCCTTCCAAAAAATCTTGAGCAACTTTTGAATAATTTTGAAAACATTCTCATCCCCGAAATGAACAATGGCCAATTATTACAGATACTTAGAGCGGCTTATTTGAAAGATGCAAAAGGGCTGAATAAAATTAAAGGCTTGCCTTTTACTGTAGATGAAATAAAAGTTAAAATCCGGGAAATGCTTAATACCAATGAATAA
- a CDS encoding tetratricopeptide repeat protein: protein MIKTYKLMILLLFIAPPVFSQKSAQEYFIIGNDFFKKGDIDISIRAYNKAIGLDSTNADYYFSRAVAKTYFHEYYDALPDYNRAISLDSLNAFFYYNRGHAHFDRSEYSPAFDDYYRATLLDPGVAEYFFSSAMARAKLEDTERALEDFNSAILLDSTRKEYYLNRGLTLYNLDMKEQAMENYLQATRIDPYYTDAVFYRGLYYHLDRKDYEAAIKDFTFLIRKNPYDFGMYLNRGNVKYDKGDFNGAINDYSIAIANDKDDGYLFYVRGLAKLAMGKTKSACADIRKANTLNYEFAADKLMEVCQ from the coding sequence ATGATAAAGACCTACAAGTTAATGATATTGTTACTGTTTATTGCACCACCTGTTTTTTCACAAAAATCAGCACAGGAATATTTTATTATAGGAAACGACTTTTTTAAAAAAGGCGATATTGATATCTCTATAAGAGCATACAACAAGGCTATTGGTCTTGACAGTACCAATGCTGATTATTATTTTTCCCGGGCAGTTGCAAAAACATATTTTCATGAATATTATGATGCACTTCCTGATTATAACAGAGCTATAAGTCTTGATTCACTTAATGCATTTTTTTATTATAACCGTGGGCATGCTCATTTTGACAGAAGTGAATATTCACCCGCATTTGATGACTATTACCGGGCTACCTTATTAGATCCGGGTGTTGCGGAATATTTTTTCAGCAGTGCAATGGCAAGGGCAAAGTTAGAGGATACCGAAAGGGCTTTGGAAGATTTTAATTCCGCAATATTATTGGATTCAACACGAAAAGAATATTACCTGAACAGGGGCCTTACCCTTTACAATTTGGATATGAAAGAACAGGCAATGGAAAATTACCTTCAGGCAACCCGAATAGACCCTTATTACACTGATGCAGTTTTTTACAGAGGATTATACTATCACCTGGATAGGAAAGATTATGAGGCTGCCATTAAAGATTTTACTTTTTTAATCAGGAAGAACCCTTACGATTTTGGAATGTACTTAAACCGTGGCAATGTAAAATACGACAAGGGTGATTTTAATGGTGCTATCAATGATTACTCCATTGCCATTGCCAATGACAAAGACGATGGTTATTTGTTTTATGTAAGAGGACTGGCAAAACTGGCAATGGGAAAAACAAAATCAGCTTGTGCAGATATTCGTAAAGCCAACACCCTTAATTATGAATTTGCTGCAGATAAATTAATGGAAGTTTGTCAGTAA
- a CDS encoding MCP four helix bundle domain-containing protein, translating to MKLNLAHFSIKKQVIILFVAFAIIILGFGFFNYQTIKSYDESIRNIKGSVIRKLALIGEISLNTGVNQSDILQFLYSDLSEEKQFRLKKLNEKTEQNNLLFEQLISLIKEGETQQYLNYVLRVRKSYIKKIEEIIASPTPLQNSEQFKNEESETRFFFEEYFSAIQKLTTLVVNDAEYEITEAVEKVNRTRLMGNIAIAAVILILLINSYFILKIYKGLTRDYLALKIERLEKVKAQDELEKLNQDLENKIADRTTELEDANREISLYNSELKKLSLAKDKFISVISHDLRNPISTILASSEALIDINKNEKTDKEELSQFARIINKASVKVMTQLNELVEWAKNKRVSKIFNPLKLNLWEAINESLQLLEDLADQNDVKLENKVSSALFINADKIMFRSIIQNLVTNSIKFTPASGIVTIDAKEMGEMVEIRIKDTGIGMSEEVKESLFKEKLPMSGEKSKKTGMGLELVKEFIEKHNGTITVESELGKGSLFIFTIPRGDL from the coding sequence ATGAAATTAAATCTTGCACATTTTTCAATTAAAAAGCAGGTAATAATATTGTTCGTGGCATTTGCCATAATTATATTAGGATTTGGATTCTTTAATTACCAAACAATAAAAAGTTACGATGAAAGCATAAGGAACATTAAAGGTTCAGTAATTAGAAAACTTGCATTAATAGGAGAAATTTCCCTAAATACAGGTGTAAACCAAAGTGATATTCTTCAATTTTTATACTCTGATCTTTCAGAAGAAAAACAATTTCGATTAAAAAAATTAAACGAGAAAACAGAACAAAACAATCTATTGTTTGAACAGCTTATAAGCCTTATTAAGGAAGGCGAAACCCAACAATACCTGAATTATGTTTTAAGGGTGAGAAAATCATACATTAAAAAGATTGAAGAAATTATTGCAAGCCCAACTCCTTTACAGAATTCGGAACAATTTAAAAATGAGGAATCGGAAACAAGGTTTTTTTTCGAAGAATATTTTTCTGCTATTCAGAAACTAACAACGCTGGTTGTAAATGATGCAGAATATGAAATTACAGAAGCAGTTGAAAAAGTTAATAGAACAAGGCTAATGGGCAATATTGCCATTGCTGCTGTTATTTTAATTCTTTTAATAAACAGCTATTTTATTCTGAAAATCTATAAAGGCCTAACCAGGGATTATTTGGCTTTAAAAATAGAAAGATTGGAAAAAGTAAAAGCACAAGATGAACTGGAAAAATTAAACCAGGACTTGGAAAATAAAATAGCAGATCGAACAACAGAACTTGAAGATGCAAACAGGGAAATTTCCTTATACAATTCGGAACTTAAAAAACTTAGCCTTGCCAAGGATAAATTTATTTCAGTTATTTCTCATGATCTTCGCAATCCTATTTCTACAATTTTAGCTTCTTCAGAGGCTTTGATTGATATCAATAAAAATGAAAAAACAGATAAAGAAGAACTTAGCCAATTTGCCAGAATTATTAACAAGGCTTCTGTAAAGGTTATGACTCAATTGAATGAACTTGTTGAATGGGCAAAAAATAAAAGAGTAAGCAAAATTTTTAATCCTTTAAAACTTAATTTATGGGAAGCAATAAATGAATCTCTTCAATTACTGGAAGACTTGGCAGACCAAAACGATGTTAAATTAGAAAACAAGGTGTCTTCTGCTCTTTTTATAAATGCAGATAAAATTATGTTCCGTTCTATCATTCAAAATTTAGTAACCAATTCCATTAAATTTACTCCTGCATCAGGTATTGTAACTATTGATGCTAAGGAAATGGGTGAAATGGTTGAAATAAGGATTAAGGATACTGGAATAGGAATGTCAGAAGAAGTAAAAGAAAGCCTGTTTAAGGAAAAATTACCAATGAGCGGTGAAAAATCAAAAAAGACTGGGATGGGACTGGAATTGGTTAAGGAATTTATTGAAAAACACAATGGAACAATAACTGTTGAAAGCGAACTTGGGAAAGGAAGTCTATTTATTTTTACAATTCCTAGGGGTGATCTATAA
- a CDS encoding transposase, protein MSEKYKTDSKGLYFVSFSVVGWLDVFTRREYQDILTDIISYCQLNKNLKIYCYCIMPSHVHFISYSENKELSDILRDLKAYTAKQLINAIKENPQESRKEFLLNQFKYYGKMSPQKQTMQFWKHDNHPFYLYSNKMIQQKVDYIHFNPVNAGFVNYPYEWRLSSANEQSQIKLNERI, encoded by the coding sequence ATGTCAGAGAAATATAAAACAGACAGTAAAGGATTATACTTTGTAAGTTTTAGTGTTGTAGGATGGCTGGATGTATTTACCAGAAGAGAATACCAGGATATTTTAACCGACATTATTTCATATTGTCAGTTAAACAAGAATCTGAAAATTTATTGTTATTGCATAATGCCAAGTCATGTTCATTTTATAAGCTATTCAGAGAATAAAGAATTGTCAGACATTCTTAGGGATTTGAAGGCCTATACTGCAAAGCAGCTAATAAATGCGATTAAAGAAAATCCTCAGGAAAGTCGAAAGGAATTCCTGTTGAATCAATTCAAGTATTATGGAAAAATGAGTCCACAGAAACAAACCATGCAGTTCTGGAAACATGATAACCATCCCTTTTATTTATACAGCAATAAAATGATCCAACAAAAAGTGGATTATATTCATTTCAATCCTGTTAATGCTGGATTTGTAAATTATCCATATGAATGGAGATTGAGCAGCGCAAATGAACAAAGTCAAATAAAATTAAATGAAAGGATTTAA